A window of Mangifera indica cultivar Alphonso chromosome 13, CATAS_Mindica_2.1, whole genome shotgun sequence contains these coding sequences:
- the LOC123194966 gene encoding LOW QUALITY PROTEIN: protein TIC 214-like (The sequence of the model RefSeq protein was modified relative to this genomic sequence to represent the inferred CDS: substituted 2 bases at 2 genomic stop codons) has translation LRSLFPEPKXEKIDSEYRIQILKVLFDVVLTIPNTQTIRKKSIGIKEISKKVPRWSYKSMSDLKKKESETEENVADGPVISTRNVKRILIFTYTNNKYNKNLEPKKEVKLRRYSYKSDFRRELIKGSMRAQRRKTVTWEFFQANTHSPLFLDRIKKLFYFSFEIFGPINGIFRIFRNWMWKQKDQKQSDYTNEMKNKIDKKEEYKRKEKGRMKIAEAWDSFFLSQVIRRFLLLTQSILRKYIILPSLIIAKNLARILLFEWPEWSQDLKDWKKEMHVKCTYNGIQLSETEFPYNXLTDSIQIKILFPFSLKSQRRSKLQSLHKDSLKKIKGQESDFCFLTVLGMETEFPFGSPRKQRSFFEPVLQEFKKKIRKWKTKSFIVLRILKERTKIFRKVAKETNKWVIKSIRFLKGRIKKLSKRKPIQLVILGEMREIEDLGEIKKDSITIIGNHTINKLSIQIRSMHWTNFSLTEKQMKDLSNRTNIIRNQIEKITKEKKKGLLTQEINISSTKISYRAKILESSKRIWQILKRRNTRLIRKSYFFIKFLIERVYINLFLSILNIPRMNAKFFFESTKKIQIQNVHNNEANQEKINKPTKNTIHFLSTLKKSLYKISNNNKNSKIFWDLSSFSQSQAYVFYKLSQTQVINFSNLRSVLQYHGTSLFLKNELKDCFEKKGIFQYELRHKPFWKFGMNEWKTWLSSHYQYDLPRIRWTKLVPQKWRNRANQDCMTQNKDLNKKDSYEKNRLTHYQKEKQNLFEADPLQNQKSNFQKYYRYDILSYKSINYDDKKDLSIDRSLVQESFYNYNTGKGL, from the exons ttacGTTCTTTATTTCCAGAAcccaaatgagagaaaattgaTTCAGAATATCgaatccaaattttaaaagttttatttgatGTAGTTCTAACGATTCCCAACACTCaaacaattagaaaaaaatctattggaataaaagaaattagtaaaaaagtTCCTCGATGGTCATACAAATCAATgtctgatttaaaaaaaaaggaaagcgAAACCGAAGAAAACGTGGCGGACGGTCCTGTAATTAGTACAAGAAACGTCAAACGGATATTGATTTTTACTTATactaataacaaatataataagaatCTTGAGCCAAAAAAGGAAGTAAAGTTGAGACGCTATTCGTACAAATCGGATTTTCGTCGAGAACTAATCAAAGGCTCCATGCGCGCACAAAGACGCAAAACCGTTACTTGGGAATTTTTTCAAGCAAATACCCATTCACCCCTTTTTTTGGACAGAATAAAgaaactcttttatttttcttttgagatTTTCGGACCGATCAACGGAATTTTTCGAATTTTTAGAAATTGGATGTGGAAACAAAAAGACCAAAAACAGTCTGATTATACAAacgaaatgaaaaataaaattgataaaaaagaagaatacaaaagaaaagaaaaaggacgGATGAAAATAGCAGAAGCCTGGGATAGCTTTTTCCTTTCTCAAGTAATAAGAAGGTTTCTATTATTAACTCAGTCGATtcttagaaaatatattatattacctTCATTGATAATAGCTAAAAATCTTGCTCGCATACTATTATTTGAATGGCCCGAGTGGTCCCAGGATTTAAAGGATTGGAAAAAGGAAATGCATGTTAAATGCACCTATAATGGTATTCAATTATCCGAAACAGAATTTCCGTACAACTAGTTAACAGACAGTATTCAAATAAAGATCCTATTTCCTTTTTCCCTAAAATCCCAGCGCAGATCTAAGCTACAATCCCTTCATAAGgattcattgaaaaaaataaaaggacaagaaagtgatttttgttttttaacagTTTTGGGAATGGAAACTGAATTTCCTTTTGGTTCTCCCCGAAAACAACGTTCATTTTTTGAACCCGTTTTGcaagaattcaaaaaaaaaattcgaaAATGGAAAACCAAGTCTTTTATagttttaagaattttaaaagaaagaacaaaaattttccGAAAAGTGgcaaaagaaacaaacaaatggGTCATCAAAAGCATTCGATTTCTAaaaggaagaataaaaaaactttcaaaaagaaaGCCAATTCAATTAGTTATATTGGGAGAAATGAGAGAAATAGAGGATTtgggtgaaattaaaaaagattcGATAACAATAATCGGGAATCATACAATTAACAAATTGTCTATTCAAATTCGATCTATGCATTGGACAAATTTCTCACTAAcagaaaaacaaatgaaagatCTAAGTAATAGAACAAACATAATCAGAAaccaaatagaaaaaattacaaaagagaagaaaaaaggatTGCTAACTcaagaaataaatattagttCTACCAAAATAAGTTATCGTGCTAAAATATTAGAATCATCAAAACGGATTTGGCAGatattaaaaagaagaaatactCGATTAATccgtaaatcatatttttttataaaatttttgattgaaAGGGTATACATAAACCTTTTTTTATCTATACTTAATATTCCAAGAAtgaatgcaaaatttttttttgaatcaacaaaaaaaattcaaattcaaaatgtcCACAATAATGAAGCAAATcaggaaaaaattaataaaccaaCTAAAAATACAATTCACTTTCTTTCGACTctaaaaaaatcactttataagattagtaataataataagaattcaaagattttttggGATTTATCTTCTTTCTCACAATCACAAGCATATGTATTTTACAAATTATCACAAACCCAAGTtattaacttttctaatttaAGATCTGTCCTTCAATATCACGGAACATCTCTTTTTCTTAAGAATGAACTAAAagattgttttgaaaaaaaaggaatattTCAGTACGAATTAAGACATAAACCTTTTTGGAAGTTTGGAATGAATGAATGGAAAACCTGGTTAAGTAGTCATTATCAATACGATTTACCTAGGATTAGATGGACTAAATTAGTACCACAAAAATGGCGAAATCGAGCGAATCAAGACTGTATGActcaaaataaagatttaaacaaaaaagattCATATGAAAAAAACAGATTAACTcattaccaaaaagaaaaacaaaatctttttgAAGCGGACCCATTACagaatcaaaaatcaaattttcaaaaatactatagatatgatattttatcatataaatctattaattatgACGATAAGAAAGACTTGTCTATTGATAGATCACTAGTCCAagaaagtttttataattacaacacagggaaagg gttataa